From Orcinus orca chromosome 3, mOrcOrc1.1, whole genome shotgun sequence, a single genomic window includes:
- the CCDC124 gene encoding coiled-coil domain-containing protein 124 yields MPKKFQGENTKSAAARARRAEAKAAADAKKQKELEDAYWKDEDKHVMRKEQRKEEKEKRRLEQLERKKEAQRLLEEEDSRLKGIKAPRVATSSKVTRAQIEETLRRDYQHKEAPDPAEKAKSHLEVPLEENVNRRLLEEGSVEARTIEDAIAVLSVAEEAADRHPERRMRAAFTAFEEAQLPRLKQENPNMRLSQLKQMLKKEWLRSPDNPMNQRAVPFNTPK; encoded by the exons ATGCCCAAGAAGTTCCAGGGCGAGAACACTAAATCGGCAGCGGCCCGGGCACGGAGGGCTGAGGCCAAGGCAGCAGCTGATGCCAAGAAGCAGAAGGAGTTGGAGGATGCCTACTGGAAGGATGAGGACAAACACGTCATGAGGAAGGAGCAGCGCAAG gaggagaaggagaagcggCGCCTGGAGCAGCTGGAGCGCAAGAAGGAGGCACAGCGGCTGCTGGAGGAGGAGGACTCAAGGCTTAAGGGCATCAAGGCCCCGCGAGTGGCCACCTCCAGCAAGGTCACCCGCGCCCAGATTGAGGAGACGCTCCGCCGAGACTATCAGCACAAGGAAGCCCCGGACCCAG CCGAGAAAGCCAAGAGCCACTTGGAAGTGCCGTTGGAGGAGAATGTGAACCGCCGCTTGCTGGAGGAGGGCAGCGTGGAGGCGCGCACCATCGAGGATGCCATCGCAGTGCTCAG CGTGGCGGAGGAGGCGGCAGACAGACACCCTGAGCGCAGAATGCGGGCGGCATTCACTGCCTTCGAGGAGGCGCAGCTGCCGCGGCTCAAGCAAGAAAACCCCAACATGCGGCTGTCACAGCTGAAGCAGATGCTCAAGAAGGAGTGGCTGCGTTCGCCGGACAACCCCATGAATCAGCGCGCCGTGCCCTTCAACACCCCCAAGTGA